The Carassius auratus strain Wakin unplaced genomic scaffold, ASM336829v1 scaf_tig00027223, whole genome shotgun sequence genome includes a window with the following:
- the LOC113079122 gene encoding interleukin-8-like produces MKFTVAVFFCLTCMTLLFTTEVISARLQLRCQCAKMYSGKPINPKLIQQLKTIPAGVQCKNDEIIATLKNGQTCLNPEDEWVKKIIEE; encoded by the exons ATGAAATTCACCGTAGCAGTCTTTTTTTGTCTCACATGCATGACACTGCTGTTCACAACAGAAG TCATCTCAGCCAGACTACAGCTACGCTGCCAGTGTGCTAAGATGTATTCGGGAAAACCAATTAACCCTAAACTAATACAGCAATTAAAAACGATCCCTGCTGGAGTACAGTGCAAAAACGATGAGATCAT TGCCACTCTGAAAAATGGACAGACATGCCTCAATCCCGAAGATGAATGGGTGAAAAAGATCATTGAAGAGTAA